One Archangium violaceum genomic window, GCGCTCCCTTCCGGGCAGCCCAACCAGAACGAGGTACGCGTGCGGGTGCGCGCCCTCGGGGGGCAGGTCATCATCGAAGTGCGGGACACCGGGTGCGGCATCGCCCCCGAGGTGCGTGACCGGATCTTCGATCCCTTCTTCACCACCAAGCCGGTGGGAATGGGGACGGGACTGGGCCTCTCCATCTGCCATGGCATCGTGACGAGCCTGGGCGGTGAGATCTCCGTGGAGAGCGAGTTGGGACGGGGCTCCGCCTTCCGCATCTCCCTGCCCGCCGTCGTCCAAGAGGCGCGGACGGCCTGACCCTCCGGGTCTCGGTCGGGCTGGCTCCCGCGTCCGGTGCTCCGGGAGGGAGTTGTCTCGCGGCGTGGATGCCATGCGCATCGCGAGAGACCTCCCGTGACCGTAAGGACTCGAAATGACGGGGTGCCTCCCTGGCTCGTGGCTTGCCCTGTGCTCGCTCCCGCCGCACGTCATCGCGCGTGAACGCGGTGTCGGACACACCCACCGCGGCCAGGAGACAGACGAACATGACCAGCGTGAGCCGGAGTCGGAACGACGACATCCTCGTGCTCGGGATGAACCCGCACACCCAGGCCGAGGCCGAGGCGCTCCAGAAGTCCAACCCCAGGGCCCGGGTGACCACCCTCCAGGACACTCCTCGGGATGATCAGGTGAAGGCACCCGGCTCGGATGGTGCGATGCGGGTCCATGACCTGCGGACGGGTGCTGGCATCCAGACCTTCGTGGCGACCCTGGGGTTGCCGCTGACGCAGGGCCGACAGGTGGCGGCGGCCATCGCCAGCGCTGGCGAGGACGCACGCGACGAGCTCGCGCAACTGGCGCAGGTATGGGCTCGGGCGGAGAAGGGGGGCGTCATTCCCTCGCGCCTCGTGCTCTCCGGGCACAGTGGTGGGATGAGCCTGTGGGGCGAAGAGGGTGGTTTCAAGAACGGAGTGCTCACCCGGAGCAGCCTCGCCCGTCTCGCGGCGGCCATGCCCACCGCGGCGGCCCGGGTCGAGGACCTGTGCATCGCCGCCTGCTACAACGGCGGAGAGACGACGTTGGACGCGTGGCGCGCGCTCTTTCCCAATGTCGAGACGATGTGGGCCTACAATGGCAGCGCTCCCGGCACCTTCTCCGGGGCAACGGTTCACCTCGCCCGGTGGGAGAAGGCGACGCGCGGTGAGGTGGATGCGCTCCGGCCAGATGCGGCCCGAGGACTGCGCAAGGGCGAGAACCTCGCGGTCTGGTCTCGACGGGATGGCTACCAGACGGCCGCGGTAGGTGGGAGCACCGCCGACCTACGTGCCCGTTATGCCGCCGGTCACGCGACCTTCGAGCGCTACTTCCGGGGCGAAGAGCAGGTGCGTGATACCCAGCGCGGCCCACTGAGGGAGCACTACAACACCCTCCAGGCCTTGCTGGGACGGCCCGAGGTTCCCGCCTCCGAGCGGACGGGGCTCGAGCGGGCGCGCGACCAGACGCTCCGGGTCCTCTTCTACGAGAATGTCGCCTCGCGCTTCCAGGAGACGCACCGGTCCGAGATTCAGCGAGGCTTCGCGGCGCTGGGCGTGCGTGCTCCTGATTTCTCACGCGTCGGCCGCGGGGAGGCACTGGTGCTCATCCAATCGTTCGAGGCCGAGCTCGCGCGCCGCCAGCCGCGTCCCGTGGAGGCCCAGCGGCTATTGCCTCTGCTCACCGAGGGGCTGCGCGACCTCCAGCGCTCCCACATCCCGGAGAACTGGCTATGAGAGGGATTTCCTTGCTCGGGTCCGCCGTGGGCTTGCTGGTGTGGATGGCACCTCCGGCCGTGGATGCAGGAGCGCCCGGCCTGGAGGCGGCTCTCTCTCGTTGTCACGCGGACCTCGAGCGCGTCGTCCGCGCGTCGGGGCATTTCAAGACGGCTCCCCAGCGGAGCCGGGCGTTGCTCTCCGGGCTCTCCACGGCATGCGTTGGGGTGCTTCCCTCCGAGCTTCGTACGGGAGCGGCGGAGGCCGCATCGCTGCGGGGAGTCGAACGCTCTCGGCGTCTCATCGACGCGGCCAGGCCCTTCCTGCCGGAGGCCTGTCTGGCCGCGCCGGGCACGATGGCGGAGACGGTGGAGTCGCGCTGTCCTCCGCCAGAAGATACCCAGTTCGCGCGTCCCTTGCCCCGTACCCTCGACGCAGGCAGCTACGCGTACGCGCTTGCCCTCAGGGCACAACTCCACGCGCGAGGTGCCTACGGGGAATCAGCGGGTTTCTGGGTCGCCGAGTTCCTCCTTCGCAGCGCGCTGGAGGGAGAGGCACGGGGCGCGCGCTGAGTCAGGGGGAGTCGAGTACCACCTCCACCTGCTGTCCCTCACGGACGGCCTGCTCGGAGACGAGGGCGGATCCACCGCCGCCGGCGCAGCGGATGCTGTAGGGGCCGCGGGCGAGCACGTCGGCCTCGTGGGTATCTCGAGAGGACGGGTAGGCCACGCGCAAGGTGAAGGAGCCGTCGGGTCCGGCGGTGGTGCGCGGCTCGTAGCGGAGGGATTGGCCGCGGGCCGTCTCCAGCTCCAGCAGGGCCATCACGGGGGCCTGGGGGGCGCAGCGGCCGTGGAGCACGGCTCCTGGTAGCACCTCGAAGAGTCGGGCGTAGGGGCGCTCGGGATGGCCCTGGAGGGACTCGGCCGAGTCATGGACGAGGCGGAAGTGGGTGCTGGCGGCGCGCGCTCCGGTGGCCATGCCCGCGTGTTCGTGGAGCCAGGGCGAGACAGTGCCGTCCAGCGACCGACCGGGGTGGCCGAGCAGGGATCGAAAGGGGGTGAGCAGGAGGTAGCGCGCGGACAGTTCCCGGGCGAGGGCGTAGGCCTCCTCTTCGGTGGCGGCTCCGAGCACGGCGGTGGCCCGGGCATTGGCGTGCTGATGCACGGGCACCTGGGAGAAGGGGGTGGCCACGGCGGGGCGCTCGGCCCAGAGGACCAGCAGGTGCCCCATGTCGTACTGGGCGATGACGCCCCAGGCGGGGGGCGTGTGGACATCCCAGGGCGACGAGGGGGACGGGGTGTGCTCGCGCATCCACGCCATCATGGGGCGGATGGGGCCGAGGAGGCCCGGTCCGGTGTCGCGCGGGTGGGGCAGGGCCTCGGCGAGCAGGGGCAGCCCCGTGAGGACGAGGAGGACGGTCGAAACGCGCCGGAGCGTCGGGCGCATGTCACGCAGGGCTCCCCCCAGGCTGGACGCGAGCAGGAGTGCCCCGCTGCCGGTGAGGGCCTGGGTGAAGCGGGCCTGGAGCAGGGATGCCGCGGTGAGTGAGAGCGCTCCGAGGAAGACGGGGGCCAGGGCGACGTCCCGCTGCTTCCACAGACGCGCGCCCGCGACGGCGAGGCCCGGAGGGAGCAGGAGGAGCATCGGGCCGAGCAGCTCGCTCGCGAAGTCCAGATCCTTCCAGAGGGGACGGGACTCCATGACGGCGGCGAGGAGCGGGTCGCCGAGCAGGAGGTGGTGGAGGGCACGGGACAGCTCCGGCACGAGCGGCAGGGCGCAGAGCAGGGCGAGGCCGAGCGGGAGCATCCAGCCTCGGCGGCGCTCGAGGAGGGTGGCGAGGCCCGAGGCTCCACCGAGCAGGGCCAGGGCGAAGAGGGGTTGGAAGGAGGTGAGGCCGTGGTAGGCGAGGGACGTGGGCTCGCCGAACGCCACCACGCCCACGGTGAGCACCACGGCGGCCCCCAGGGCCAGGGCCAGCCCCAGGCGGCCCACTCCGGGGCCCGGTGCGTCACGGTTCAGCAGGGCGGCCAGGGGGAGGGCGGCGGCGAGGCTCGGCAGCAGGACGAAGCCGCTGGTGGTGAGCAGCGGCGCGAGGCCCAGCACCGCGCCCGTGGCCGCGCCATGCGTGAGTCGGCGGAGGCGGAGGGCCTGACCCAGCATCAGCGCGCAGAGCGCCGCGAGGGTGGGTTCATGGACATGGTGGTCCGCGTTGCCGAGCGCTCCGGCCTGCACCGCCGCCGGCACGAGGGCCAGCAGGGCGAGTGTGGCGAGCGCCACGGCATCACCCAGCCAGCGGCGGACGAGCAGGGAGAGCAGACCCAGCTCGAGGAGGGCGAGGAGGGGGTCCACCCATGCGGCGGCCCGCTCGGGGTTCTCCGGGTCCAGCCCGAGGAGGAGGGCCACGCTCCAGGTATGCAGGGGCGGCCAGATGATGGAGGCGCCGGTGGGGTGGTTGATGTACGGGTCGAAGGGCTCGAAGCGGGGGAAGGCCCGCTGCTGGAGACGGGCGAAGCGGACGTAATAGTGGGAGTCGGTGGGGACGAGCTCGACCCGGCCCTCCACGAAGACATTGCGCCAGTCCGCGCCGCGAGCGGCCAGCGCGAGCGCGAGCAGCAGGGCCCAGGCCAGCCAGAATGCTGGAGCGCGCCAGCTCACCCCAAGCCGCTCTCGGAGGACGGGGGAGACTGCTCCGGATCCTCCACGGGGACTCCGGCCATCTTCAGCACGCGCAACGCATTCGTGGTGTCCACGACCCCGGCGCGCAGCTTGTAGTCGAACACCATCTTCCCGTTCTCCAGGTGGTCGCGGAAGTGCATGTTCACCACCTTCCCGCCGTGCTCCTCCGCCAGGTTCGCCAGCGACAGGTCGTGCGTCGTCACTCCGCCGCAGGCCCCCGTCTTCAGCAGCAGGCGCAGCACCTCGCGAGAGGCGATCTGCCGCTCCCGCGTGTTCGTCCCGAGGAGGATCTCATCCAGCAGGAACAGGGCGTGGCCCTTCGCCGCCACCGCCGCGTCCAGCACGGCCTTGATGCGCTGCACCTCCGCGTAGAAGTACGACACGCCCCGCTCCAGCGAGTCCTTCACCCGCATGCTCGTCAGCACCTGCAGCGGCGTCAGCGTGAAGGACCGCGCGCACACCGGGGCTCCCGCCAATGCCAGCACCGAGTTCAGCCCGAGCGCTCGCAGCAGCGTCGTCTTGCCCGACATGTTGGAGCCCGTGAGCAGCAGGGCGCACCCTGGCCCCGGTAGCTCCACGTCGTTGAGCACCGGCTCGTCCAGCAGCGGGTGGCCCACTCCCGTGGCCTTCACCTTCGGCCCGCCTTCCTCCAGCGTGGGCCAGGTGAAGCCCGGCCGATCGTACGCGAGCCCCGCCAGGCACGAGAGCGCCTCCAGCTCCGCCAGCGCGTCGAACCAGCCCCGCACCTGCGCTCCGTGCCGCTCCCTCCACCGCTCCAGGGCGAATAGCGAGTGGATGTCCCACAGCGTGAAGAGGTGCACGATGGGGTGGAACTGGTGCCGCTTGAACTCCACGAAGGAGTAGAGCCGGCTGAAGCTCTTCAGGCGGGTCGACACCGGCGCCTCCCCCTCGCGCTGCAGGCCCGACTGCACCCGCCGCAGCTCCGGGTGCTCGAACCGCTCCCGCTCCACCCGCTCGAAGACGGGCGCGTAGCGCACGAAGCCGCGCTCGCCCGCGCTCATCCGCTCCTCCATCGCCCGCAGCGGGTTGCGCGTCGCCACCGCCACCGCGAGCTGCGCCAGCAGGCCGATGTACCACAGCGGCCGGGGCAGCACGTCGAAGCGTCCCAGCACGAAGAGCGCCAACGTCACCAGCGGAAGCACCACCGCCACCGGCCTGGCCCACCGGATGGTCGAGAGCGAGGGGCCGCTCTCCGCCCACTGGATGAACAGTCCCGGGTCCGCCTTCTCCCTGGCCACCGTGCGCGCTTCCACGCACACGTCCTGGCGGAAATCCAACCGCGGCACCAGCTCGCGCGCCGCGCCCTGCCTCGCCCGGACCACCTCCGCCTGCGCCGGCCAGGACAGCCACGCCGCGAGCCGCTCCTCGCCCGCCCGGGTCGCCGTTTCGTTCATGAGCTGGAAGACGCTGCCCTGCCCGAAGACGTCCAGGTCCGTCGCGTACAGGTGCGAGCCCGTCAGGAAGCGCTCGCCCCGCTCGGCGAAGTCGTGCCAGGCCCGGGTCAGCCGCGCCAGTCCGCGCTCGTTGAGCTGCACGTACAGCCGCTGCCGCTCCTCGCGCAGGAAGACCTGGTGGTGCAGCACCGCCAGCACCCCGTACACGGCCAGCGCCGCCCCGGCCGCCCACCACCACGTCCTCGGCAGCCGGCTGAACAAAACGAGCAATGCCACCGCGGCGCCCGAGATGAACACCAGGGCGCGCAGGTTGGCGTAACGGGCGCTGACCGCATCCAATCGCTTCAGCTCCGCCTCGGCGGCGGCGCGGCGCTCGGTGTACGTGCGGTTCGGAGAGGAGGTCTCGGAGGCTGGAGTCATCACGGACGCGCGCATGCTGGGTCGCCCGGGCGGGCAGGGCAAGCCCGGAGACGCACGCGGGGCCCGAAAATGCCGAACCCCGGCGCCAGACCCCTCTGGGGGGTAGCGGCCGGGGTCTCGTTCGTGCCCGTCAACCGGGGCACGAGGGGACGGCACCTACCTGGTCACTTCTCCTTGGAAGCCAGCTTGCGCAGCGCCTTCTGATCACGGATGCAGAGGATGCGGCCCACGTTGCCCAGCACGCCGTCGCGCTTCATCTCGTTGATGAGCGTGGACACGAACGAGCGGGAGGCGCCCACCAGGTCCGCCAGATCCTGCTGGGTGATGCCGCGCAGGTCGGTCTCGCCGCCGTGCGGGCAGCGCTCGCCGTGGGCCTCCGCCAGCGTCAGGAGGGTGTCCGCCAGACGGGCGGGCACTTCCTTGAAGGTCAGGCCCAGCACGCGCTTGCGCAGGGCACGCACGCGCTCGGCGTAGGCGCGGACCACGTCCACCGCCAGGGCCGGACGGGCCTCGAGCTGCGCGCGGAAGTCGCGGCCCTCGATGCTCCACACCTCGGCCTCACCGGAGGCGATGGCCATCTCCTCCACCGGGGTCCCCTCGGGGCGGAAGAGCTCGCCGAACAGGTCGCCCGGGCGAAGGATGCTCACCACCGAGCGCGAGCTGTTCTTGCCCAGCCGCATCAGGCGCACGCGGCCGCTCTTGAGCAGGTACACGCGATCCGTGGTGTCGCCGGGGCGGTAGATGACGGAGTTGTGCGGGAAGGACTCGACCTTGAAGTAACCCTTGAAGTCGATGGCCTCCTGGCCGGGGATCAGCTTGTTCGCCGTGACCAGCATTCCGGAGCTGGTGGTCTGGATGGGGGCGACGACGTTGGAGCCGATGGGACCGAGGGGGCGATTGAAACCGTGCATGGCGGGTACTCCTGCAGGCGGTTGAAGGTTGGGTTGCTGTGCTGCGGACGGAACAGTCCCTTTCCAAGCTTTGTGCCAACCCGAACGCTTTTCCCAAGACAGGAAAAACCCTGCAATGACGGCTACTTGGCTCTAGCGCCCTCATTTTTTGCCTTTTGAGTGTCCGAAACCTGAAACAGAACGTTCAAACAGTCTGATCAAGTTGAACGATTCGTTCAATTCGTGCGGGGCGTTGTCGGGCGCGTGACACTGTCCGAAACGCACCCTTCGGCGCCTACGGCTGCTGATCCTGTCGGACGCCGTACTTCTGGAGCTTGCGCTCCAGGGTGGGGCGACTGATGCCCAGAATCTGGCACGTCTTGCCCTTGTGACCCTTGGTCACGTTCATGGTCAGCTCGATGAGCATCCGCTCCGCCTCCTCCAGGGTGGGGATGCGGCTGGGATCGTCGATCGGGGCGACCAGGAAGTTGGGCAGGGCGGAGCCGCCGGGGGCCAGGGGGCCGTGGGCGTGGCCGTTGGTGTGCGGGCCGTGCTCGGGCTGGGCGGGCTCCAGGGCGGGTAGGTTCTCCGACAGCAGCACCTCGCCCGGGGCGAGCACCACCGCGCGCGTCAGCACGTTCTCCAGCTCGCGCACGTTGCCCCGCCAGGGCAGGCGCGTGAGGTGGGCCAGCACCTCGGGGGGCACCCGGGTGACGCGCTTGTGCACCTTCTCGTTGATGCGCTCGAGCAGGTGCTGCACCAGCAGGGGGATGTCCTCGCGCCGCTCGCGCAGCGGGGGAATCTGCAGGGTGATCACCTTGAGCCGCTGGTAGAGGTCCTCGCGGAAGCGCCCGGAGGCGACCTCGTCGGCGAGGTGGCGGTGGGTGGCGGCGATGACGCGGGCGCGCAGTTTGATGCGCTTGACGCCGCCCACGCGCTCGAACTCGCGCTCCTGGAGCACGCGCAACAGCTTGGCCTGGAGCATCAGCGACATGTCGCCGATCTCGTCCAGGAAGATGGTGCCGTCCTCGGCCAGCTCGAACTTGCCCGGCTTGACGGCGTTGGCGCCGGTGAAGGCGCCCTTCTCGTGGCCGAACAGCTCGCTTTCCAGCAGCGTGTCCACGATGGCCGAGCAGTTGATGCCGATGAAGGGCTTGGGCTCGTCGTAGGAGTAGTTGTGGATGACGCGGGCGATGAGCTCCTTGCCCGTGCCGCTCTCGCCGTTGATGAGGACGGTGGCGCGGCTGGCGGAGACCTTTCCAATCTCCTTGACGAGCTGCTGGATGAGGGGGCTGGTGCCCACGATGTCACCCAGGCGCGCCGCGGCGGTCTCCACGTTCACCGTGGCCGCGCGGCGTGACAGCTGCCGGTACTCCAGGGCACGCGACACCACGATGTCCAGGGCCGTGAGGTCCGGGAAGGGCTTGTGGATGTAGTCGAAGGCCCCGGCCTTCATGGCCCGGATGGTGGTCTCCATGTCATGGAAGGCCGTCACGAGGATGATGCGCGCATCCCCGCACAGGCTCTTCATCTCCTCGATGATGTCCAGGCCCGTGCGGTCCGGGAGCTTCATGTCGAGGATGACGACGCCGGGCATGATCTCGTGAGCGACGCGTAGCGCCTCGGCGGCGCTGGTCGCCGTCACCACCTGATAGCGCGGAGCCCCTTCGTGCTCGATGTCCTCGAAGTGCATCTTCAAGGACTCGAGCAGAGAGAGATCGTCGTCGACGATGAGAAGCGTCTCCATGTTCCTCAGGCGGCAAAGGTGAGCGTGAACACCGCGGCCGTGTCGGGGCCGGTCTCGGCGGACACATCGCCCCCCTGGTGCACGAGAACGCGGCGCAGGGCCGCGAGAGACAGACCCGCCCCCCGGGCCAGGCGGCACTCGAAGGGCTCGAAGAGGGAGTCGCGCTCCTCGTCGGGCAGCGCGCCGGCGGGATCCTTCAGCAGCATCCTCACGCGTCCCTGGGCATCCGGGAGGATGGACACCTCCACGTTGCCGCCCTCCGTGAGCCCCATGGCCACGTTGAGCAGCACCTGGGCGAGCACCGGCCGCAGCCGTCCCGCGTCCACCCTCACCCGGGGCACGTCCGGCGCCTCGTCCACGCGCACCTCCACGCGGCGCTCGGCCAGCTCCGGGGCCACCATGGCCATGGCCTCCTGCACCAGCGAGCGCGGCGCGTGCTGCTCCAGGTTGGGCGTGCTGTCCCGGCCGTACTCGGACACCAGCCACAGCATCCGCTCCAGGGTGCGGATCTCCCGGTTGGCGATGGTCAGCCGGCGCTGGTCCCTCTCCGACAGGCCCGTGTTCCGGGCCAGCGTCTGCACCGCCATCTTCACCGAGCTGAGCGGGTTGCGCAGCTCATGGCTCAGCTGCGAGGCGAGCCCGGAGAGCTGCACCGGGGGAGCGCCCTCGAGCAGGGCGCGCATGTCCACCACCACGGCGGTGGCCTCGCCCGCGTCCATGCCGAGCGTCAGTCGCAACGGCACCGGATCTCTCGCGCCGAGCGAGACATAGAGGAACTCCACCGCCCGGCCGTCCTGGCGGGCCAGGGCATCCAGTTGCCGGGCCTTCTCGGCGGTGGTTCCCAGCACCACGTGGAGCGGCCGCTCCATCACTTCCGAAGCGGGGCGGTGCAGCACGGTCTCACAGTCCCCCTCGGTGCGAGTCACACCCAGGTTGGGGGACCATGAAATCTGTACGGCTTGCAGCAGGTGGAGGTTCATGGGTAGGTACGAAACATAACGAGTCGCCATCCCTGCTGTCCCCCCACATGGCGATGTGGTTCTC contains:
- a CDS encoding MutS-related protein yields the protein MRASVMTPASETSSPNRTYTERRAAAEAELKRLDAVSARYANLRALVFISGAAVALLVLFSRLPRTWWWAAGAALAVYGVLAVLHHQVFLREERQRLYVQLNERGLARLTRAWHDFAERGERFLTGSHLYATDLDVFGQGSVFQLMNETATRAGEERLAAWLSWPAQAEVVRARQGAARELVPRLDFRQDVCVEARTVAREKADPGLFIQWAESGPSLSTIRWARPVAVVLPLVTLALFVLGRFDVLPRPLWYIGLLAQLAVAVATRNPLRAMEERMSAGERGFVRYAPVFERVERERFEHPELRRVQSGLQREGEAPVSTRLKSFSRLYSFVEFKRHQFHPIVHLFTLWDIHSLFALERWRERHGAQVRGWFDALAELEALSCLAGLAYDRPGFTWPTLEEGGPKVKATGVGHPLLDEPVLNDVELPGPGCALLLTGSNMSGKTTLLRALGLNSVLALAGAPVCARSFTLTPLQVLTSMRVKDSLERGVSYFYAEVQRIKAVLDAAVAAKGHALFLLDEILLGTNTRERQIASREVLRLLLKTGACGGVTTHDLSLANLAEEHGGKVVNMHFRDHLENGKMVFDYKLRAGVVDTTNALRVLKMAGVPVEDPEQSPPSSESGLG
- a CDS encoding sigma-54-dependent transcriptional regulator, translating into METLLIVDDDLSLLESLKMHFEDIEHEGAPRYQVVTATSAAEALRVAHEIMPGVVILDMKLPDRTGLDIIEEMKSLCGDARIILVTAFHDMETTIRAMKAGAFDYIHKPFPDLTALDIVVSRALEYRQLSRRAATVNVETAAARLGDIVGTSPLIQQLVKEIGKVSASRATVLINGESGTGKELIARVIHNYSYDEPKPFIGINCSAIVDTLLESELFGHEKGAFTGANAVKPGKFELAEDGTIFLDEIGDMSLMLQAKLLRVLQEREFERVGGVKRIKLRARVIAATHRHLADEVASGRFREDLYQRLKVITLQIPPLRERREDIPLLVQHLLERINEKVHKRVTRVPPEVLAHLTRLPWRGNVRELENVLTRAVVLAPGEVLLSENLPALEPAQPEHGPHTNGHAHGPLAPGGSALPNFLVAPIDDPSRIPTLEEAERMLIELTMNVTKGHKGKTCQILGISRPTLERKLQKYGVRQDQQP
- a CDS encoding glycosyltransferase family 39 protein, producing the protein MSWRAPAFWLAWALLLALALAARGADWRNVFVEGRVELVPTDSHYYVRFARLQQRAFPRFEPFDPYINHPTGASIIWPPLHTWSVALLLGLDPENPERAAAWVDPLLALLELGLLSLLVRRWLGDAVALATLALLALVPAAVQAGALGNADHHVHEPTLAALCALMLGQALRLRRLTHGAATGAVLGLAPLLTTSGFVLLPSLAAALPLAALLNRDAPGPGVGRLGLALALGAAVVLTVGVVAFGEPTSLAYHGLTSFQPLFALALLGGASGLATLLERRRGWMLPLGLALLCALPLVPELSRALHHLLLGDPLLAAVMESRPLWKDLDFASELLGPMLLLLPPGLAVAGARLWKQRDVALAPVFLGALSLTAASLLQARFTQALTGSGALLLASSLGGALRDMRPTLRRVSTVLLVLTGLPLLAEALPHPRDTGPGLLGPIRPMMAWMREHTPSPSSPWDVHTPPAWGVIAQYDMGHLLVLWAERPAVATPFSQVPVHQHANARATAVLGAATEEEAYALARELSARYLLLTPFRSLLGHPGRSLDGTVSPWLHEHAGMATGARAASTHFRLVHDSAESLQGHPERPYARLFEVLPGAVLHGRCAPQAPVMALLELETARGQSLRYEPRTTAGPDGSFTLRVAYPSSRDTHEADVLARGPYSIRCAGGGGSALVSEQAVREGQQVEVVLDSP
- a CDS encoding sensor histidine kinase; amino-acid sequence: MATRYVSYLPMNLHLLQAVQISWSPNLGVTRTEGDCETVLHRPASEVMERPLHVVLGTTAEKARQLDALARQDGRAVEFLYVSLGARDPVPLRLTLGMDAGEATAVVVDMRALLEGAPPVQLSGLASQLSHELRNPLSSVKMAVQTLARNTGLSERDQRRLTIANREIRTLERMLWLVSEYGRDSTPNLEQHAPRSLVQEAMAMVAPELAERRVEVRVDEAPDVPRVRVDAGRLRPVLAQVLLNVAMGLTEGGNVEVSILPDAQGRVRMLLKDPAGALPDEERDSLFEPFECRLARGAGLSLAALRRVLVHQGGDVSAETGPDTAAVFTLTFAA
- the mrpC gene encoding Crp/Fnr family transcriptional regulator MrpC, with translation MHGFNRPLGPIGSNVVAPIQTTSSGMLVTANKLIPGQEAIDFKGYFKVESFPHNSVIYRPGDTTDRVYLLKSGRVRLMRLGKNSSRSVVSILRPGDLFGELFRPEGTPVEEMAIASGEAEVWSIEGRDFRAQLEARPALAVDVVRAYAERVRALRKRVLGLTFKEVPARLADTLLTLAEAHGERCPHGGETDLRGITQQDLADLVGASRSFVSTLINEMKRDGVLGNVGRILCIRDQKALRKLASKEK